A genomic segment from [Flavobacterium] thermophilum encodes:
- the aroA gene encoding bifunctional 3-deoxy-7-phosphoheptulonate synthase/chorismate mutase, producing the protein MSNERLEELRARVDEINLQLLKLINERGRLVQEIGKIKEAQGTHRYDPVRERKMLDLISEHNDGPFETSTLQHIFKEIFKAALELQEDDHRKALLVSRKKHPENTIVEVKGERIGDGNQYFVMGPCAVESYEQVAAVAEAVKKQGIKLLRGGAYKPRTSPYDFQGLGVEGLKILKRIADEFDLAVISEIVTPADIETALDYIDVIQIGARNMQNFELLKAAGQVNKPILLKRGLAATIEEFINAAEYIMSQGNGQIILCERGIRTYERATRNTLDISAVPILKKETHLPVFVDVTHSTGRRDLLIPCAKAALAIGADGVMAEVHPDPAVALSDSAQQMDIAQFNEFMEEVRAFQRQFVQA; encoded by the coding sequence ATGAGCAACGAACGGTTGGAGGAGCTGCGGGCAAGGGTCGATGAGATCAACTTGCAATTGTTGAAGCTGATCAACGAACGGGGGCGGCTCGTTCAAGAAATCGGCAAAATCAAAGAAGCGCAAGGAACGCACCGCTACGACCCGGTGCGCGAGCGGAAAATGCTCGACCTCATTTCCGAGCATAACGACGGTCCGTTCGAAACGTCGACGCTGCAGCACATTTTCAAGGAAATTTTTAAAGCGGCGCTCGAATTGCAAGAAGATGACCATCGGAAAGCGCTGCTCGTCTCGCGGAAAAAGCATCCGGAAAACACGATCGTCGAGGTGAAAGGCGAGCGGATCGGCGACGGCAACCAATATTTTGTCATGGGCCCGTGTGCGGTGGAAAGCTACGAACAAGTGGCTGCGGTCGCCGAAGCGGTGAAAAAGCAAGGCATTAAGCTGCTGCGCGGCGGCGCCTACAAACCGCGCACCTCGCCGTACGACTTCCAAGGCCTCGGCGTTGAGGGGCTGAAAATTTTAAAACGGATCGCCGATGAATTCGATTTGGCGGTCATCAGCGAAATCGTCACGCCGGCGGACATTGAGACCGCGTTGGATTATATTGACGTGATCCAAATCGGCGCCCGCAACATGCAAAACTTTGAGCTGCTCAAGGCAGCCGGCCAGGTGAACAAGCCGATTTTGCTGAAGCGCGGCTTGGCGGCGACGATCGAAGAGTTCATCAACGCCGCTGAGTACATCATGTCGCAAGGAAACGGGCAGATCATTTTGTGCGAGCGCGGCATCCGTACGTACGAGCGGGCGACGCGCAATACGCTCGACATTTCGGCTGTGCCGATTTTAAAGAAGGAAACGCACTTGCCCGTGTTTGTCGATGTCACCCACTCGACCGGGCGGCGCGATTTGCTCATCCCGTGCGCCAAAGCGGCGTTGGCGATCGGCGCCGACGGCGTCATGGCCGAAGTGCATCCGGACCCGGCTGTCGCCTTGTCCGATTCGGCCCAGCAAATGGACATCGCCCAATTCAATGAGTTTATGGAAGAAGTGCGCGCGTTCCAACGCCAGTTTGTTCAAGCGTAA
- a CDS encoding bacillithiol system protein YtxJ, which produces MTPSKRWDTEAEWSEQNVGMEKLETVEQFERVKKETNRFLFVKHSLTCPISRAAFGECEKFAADHPELAVYCLYVQEARPLSNYIAETTGVKHESPQALLFENGKVVWHASHWAITYDALRTNIATA; this is translated from the coding sequence ATGACGCCGAGCAAACGATGGGACACCGAAGCGGAATGGAGTGAGCAGAACGTGGGAATGGAGAAACTGGAAACCGTCGAACAGTTTGAACGCGTCAAGAAGGAAACGAACCGCTTTTTGTTCGTCAAACATAGCCTAACATGTCCGATCAGCCGAGCGGCGTTCGGCGAATGTGAAAAGTTCGCCGCCGATCACCCGGAGCTCGCGGTATATTGCCTGTACGTTCAAGAAGCGCGCCCGCTCTCGAACTACATCGCCGAGACGACCGGCGTTAAGCACGAATCGCCGCAGGCGCTTTTGTTTGAAAACGGCAAAGTCGTCTGGCACGCGTCCCATTGGGCTATTACGTACGATGCGCTGAGAACGAACATAGCCACCGCCTAG
- a CDS encoding Gas vesicle protein — MAKNNGGFLLGALVGGIAGAAAAMFLTSEKGRQWLAEWSSSETWEPVKTTAAEWLETAKEKTKEIAEFIPLKTAEAPSEAEEAKTGAEKATIPIPPSAEPADRETLQKLLEEAEAALDDAEQTMGHRSGME; from the coding sequence ATGGCGAAAAATAACGGCGGATTTTTGCTTGGGGCGCTTGTCGGCGGCATCGCCGGCGCGGCGGCGGCCATGTTTTTAACAAGTGAGAAAGGACGGCAATGGCTCGCGGAATGGAGCAGCAGCGAAACGTGGGAGCCGGTGAAAACGACGGCGGCGGAATGGTTGGAAACAGCGAAAGAGAAAACGAAGGAAATCGCCGAGTTCATCCCGCTGAAAACAGCTGAGGCCCCGTCCGAAGCCGAAGAGGCAAAGACCGGTGCTGAAAAAGCGACGATCCCGATTCCGCCATCCGCTGAGCCGGCCGACCGCGAGACGCTGCAAAAGCTGCTTGAGGAAGCGGAAGCGGCGCTCGATGACGCCGAGCAAACGATGGGACACCGAAGCGGAATGGAGTGA
- the murC gene encoding UDP-N-acetylmuramate--L-alanine ligase, which yields MTVYHFVGIKGTGMSALAQVLHDLGYTVQGSDVEKWFFTQKVLEERGIPVLPFSKDNIRPGYTVIAGNAFSDTHEEIEAARQLGVPVIRYHRFLGELAGKFTSIAVTGSHGKTTTTGLLAHVMQGAHPTSYLIGDGTGRGEPGSKYFVFEACEYRRHFLSYFPDYAIMTNIDFDHPDYFANIDDVFSAFQQMAEQVNKAIVACGDDPYLPNLQAKVPILFYGLSDENDFQARNIVKTTEGTAFDVFVRNTFFASFSIPRFGTHNVLNALAVIALCHYEGIDAGTIAARLQTFQGVKRRFSEKTVGRQVLIDDYAHHPREITATLEAARQKYPGREVVAIFQPHTYTRTQTFLREFAESLKQADHVYLCDIFGSAREREGKLSIRDLQAQIPRSQLLEEDNVAVLKQHPDAVLVFMGAGDIQKFQQAYEQAVLSA from the coding sequence ATGACAGTTTACCATTTTGTTGGCATCAAAGGCACGGGAATGAGCGCGCTTGCACAAGTGCTTCATGATCTCGGCTATACAGTGCAAGGGTCGGATGTCGAAAAGTGGTTTTTTACGCAAAAGGTGCTCGAGGAACGGGGCATCCCGGTTTTGCCTTTTTCCAAAGACAATATCCGCCCAGGTTATACGGTCATTGCCGGCAACGCCTTTTCCGATACGCATGAGGAAATCGAAGCGGCCCGTCAACTCGGCGTCCCTGTCATTCGATACCACCGCTTTTTGGGCGAGCTGGCGGGGAAATTCACAAGCATCGCGGTGACCGGCTCACATGGAAAGACGACGACGACGGGCTTGCTCGCTCACGTGATGCAAGGGGCGCACCCTACGTCATATTTAATTGGGGACGGAACGGGAAGAGGGGAGCCGGGGAGCAAATACTTTGTGTTTGAGGCGTGCGAGTACCGCCGGCATTTTCTGTCCTATTTTCCCGATTATGCAATCATGACGAACATTGACTTCGACCACCCCGACTATTTTGCCAATATTGACGACGTCTTTTCCGCCTTCCAACAAATGGCGGAACAAGTGAACAAGGCGATTGTCGCCTGCGGGGATGATCCGTATTTGCCGAATCTCCAGGCGAAAGTGCCGATTTTGTTTTACGGGCTTAGCGACGAAAACGATTTTCAGGCGCGCAATATTGTCAAGACGACCGAAGGGACGGCGTTTGACGTGTTCGTGCGCAACACGTTTTTTGCCTCTTTTTCCATCCCGCGCTTTGGCACCCATAACGTGCTGAATGCGCTCGCGGTCATCGCCCTTTGCCACTATGAAGGCATTGACGCCGGCACGATCGCCGCCCGGCTGCAGACGTTCCAAGGGGTGAAACGCCGCTTCAGCGAAAAAACGGTCGGGCGCCAGGTGTTGATTGACGATTATGCGCATCATCCGCGCGAAATTACCGCCACATTGGAGGCGGCAAGGCAAAAATATCCGGGACGCGAGGTCGTCGCCATTTTCCAGCCGCACACGTATACGCGAACGCAGACGTTTTTGCGCGAGTTTGCCGAAAGTTTAAAACAGGCCGACCACGTCTATTTATGCGATATTTTCGGCTCGGCGCGCGAACGCGAGGGCAAGCTGTCCATCCGCGATTTGCAGGCGCAAATTCCGCGCTCGCAGCTGCTTGAAGAAGACAACGTCGCAGTGTTGAAACAGCATCCGGATGCAGTGTTGGTGTTTATGGGCGCCGGCGATATTCAAAAATTTCAACAGGCGTACGAACAGGCCGTTCTGTCCGCGTAG
- the sftA gene encoding Septum-associated FtsK-like translocase of DNA, with protein sequence MKFWKRWLRMFAEEEEQEQPPIPQPERAEAKVVYQYPQGRFRFPLIPDDQPREEQKQPQRLADGGRTRPASGRPSDSLARETAEKRPFRPSDVPSPVFGYQRQGGEQRGAKRTPVSDFKPEQSRSASLAPPEQEESSKATAPPDEQAAVAAGSETAAETMAKAAEEGAPRSDERQHDQQKRGAGQEEEERSVFGAGPRLEEAIENETAAEKITKVLEEGAPRPDEGQRGHGAEKGAGREEEARLSSPRLGRARIPYNVMMLKEDRRKLEERSRRDGYSLPPSALLEPPGEAASADEQWIREQCARLDRTFASFHIGAKVVGATQGPTVTQFEVQPDLGVKVSKITSLTDDIKLSLAAKDIRIEAPIPGKRTIGIEVPNRTSRPVRLREILESEAFRKSPSPLTVALGLDISGAPVVTDIRKMPHGLIAGATGSGKSVCMNAMLVSMLYKAAPHEVKWLLIDPKMVELAPYNGLPHLLSPVITEAKAAAGALKWAVGEMERRYELFVHAGVRDLEKYNDRLRASGGSEPPLPYIVIVIDELADLMMAAPADVEESICRLAQKARACGIHLLIATQRPSVDVITGLIKANIPTRIAFSVSSQVDSRTILDVNGAERLLGRGDMLFLENGSAKPVRLQGCFISDEEIERVTAHVKAQQAPSYMFSPDEFRQAAAFGEEDDELFDEACRFVIAQGGASTSSLQRHFRIGYNRAARLIEMMEHHGLISEARGSKPRDVLMSEEEWARWRGEHGGHPANGVASGR encoded by the coding sequence ATGAAATTTTGGAAACGATGGCTTCGCATGTTTGCGGAGGAAGAAGAGCAGGAACAGCCGCCCATTCCTCAACCGGAGCGTGCAGAGGCGAAAGTGGTGTACCAATACCCGCAAGGCCGCTTTCGGTTTCCGCTCATTCCCGACGATCAGCCGCGGGAGGAACAGAAACAGCCGCAGCGGTTGGCAGACGGGGGAAGAACGCGGCCGGCCTCTGGCCGCCCGTCAGACAGCCTGGCGCGGGAAACGGCGGAAAAACGCCCGTTCCGCCCGTCCGATGTGCCGTCGCCGGTGTTTGGGTATCAAAGACAGGGCGGCGAACAGCGGGGGGCAAAACGAACGCCGGTTTCCGACTTTAAGCCGGAGCAAAGCCGCTCCGCCTCTTTGGCGCCGCCCGAACAGGAAGAGAGCAGCAAAGCGACCGCCCCACCGGATGAACAAGCCGCCGTTGCGGCCGGGAGCGAAACGGCAGCAGAGACTATGGCCAAGGCCGCGGAAGAAGGGGCGCCGCGATCGGATGAGCGGCAGCACGATCAGCAGAAAAGGGGCGCCGGGCAAGAGGAAGAGGAGCGGTCCGTCTTTGGCGCCGGTCCGCGGCTTGAAGAGGCGATTGAGAATGAAACGGCGGCGGAGAAGATCACCAAGGTGCTAGAAGAAGGAGCGCCGCGACCGGATGAGGGGCAACGCGGCCATGGGGCGGAGAAAGGCGCCGGACGGGAAGAAGAAGCGCGGCTGTCTTCTCCCCGTCTCGGACGGGCGCGCATCCCGTACAATGTGATGATGCTAAAGGAAGACCGGCGCAAGCTCGAGGAACGCTCGCGCCGGGACGGCTATTCGCTGCCGCCGTCTGCGTTGCTTGAGCCGCCCGGGGAGGCGGCGTCTGCTGACGAACAGTGGATTCGCGAACAATGCGCCCGCCTCGACCGGACGTTTGCGAGCTTCCATATCGGAGCGAAGGTCGTTGGGGCAACGCAAGGGCCGACGGTGACGCAGTTTGAAGTGCAGCCCGATTTGGGCGTGAAAGTAAGCAAAATTACGAGCTTGACGGACGACATTAAACTGAGTTTGGCAGCGAAAGACATTCGGATTGAAGCGCCGATTCCGGGAAAGCGGACGATCGGCATTGAAGTGCCGAACCGAACGAGCCGTCCGGTGCGTCTGCGGGAAATTTTAGAAAGCGAAGCGTTCCGTAAAAGCCCATCGCCGCTTACCGTGGCGCTTGGGCTTGACATTAGCGGTGCGCCGGTCGTGACTGACATCCGAAAAATGCCGCATGGGCTGATCGCCGGGGCGACCGGGTCGGGAAAAAGCGTATGCATGAACGCTATGCTTGTCAGCATGTTGTACAAAGCCGCCCCGCATGAGGTGAAGTGGCTGCTGATTGATCCAAAAATGGTGGAGCTTGCCCCGTACAACGGCTTGCCGCATTTGCTCAGCCCGGTCATCACCGAAGCAAAAGCGGCCGCCGGGGCGCTCAAGTGGGCGGTCGGCGAAATGGAGCGGCGGTACGAGCTGTTTGTCCATGCCGGCGTGCGCGATCTTGAAAAATACAATGACCGTCTGCGTGCAAGCGGGGGAAGTGAGCCGCCGTTGCCGTACATCGTCATCGTCATCGACGAACTGGCTGATTTGATGATGGCCGCCCCGGCCGATGTCGAGGAATCGATTTGCCGCTTGGCGCAAAAGGCGCGGGCGTGCGGCATTCACTTGTTGATCGCCACGCAACGGCCGTCGGTTGACGTCATCACCGGCTTGATCAAGGCGAACATTCCGACGCGCATCGCCTTTTCTGTTTCTTCCCAAGTCGACTCGCGCACGATTTTGGATGTGAACGGCGCCGAGCGGCTGCTTGGGCGCGGCGATATGCTTTTTTTGGAAAACGGGTCAGCCAAGCCGGTGCGGTTGCAAGGCTGCTTCATTTCCGATGAAGAAATTGAGCGGGTCACCGCCCACGTGAAAGCGCAGCAAGCCCCTTCGTACATGTTCAGTCCGGACGAGTTCCGGCAAGCGGCGGCGTTCGGCGAGGAAGACGACGAGCTGTTTGACGAAGCATGCCGGTTTGTCATCGCCCAGGGAGGGGCGTCAACGTCAAGTTTGCAGCGTCATTTCCGCATCGGCTACAACCGCGCCGCCCGGCTCATCGAGATGATGGAGCATCATGGGCTCATCTCGGAAGCGCGCGGCAGCAAACCGCGCGATGTGCTGATGAGCGAGGAAGAGTGGGCGCGCTGGCGCGGGGAGCACGGCGGGCACCCTGCCAACGGCGTTGCTTCCGGGCGGTAG
- the pheT_2 gene encoding Phenylalanine--tRNA ligase beta subunit — protein sequence MNVFYNREGIGDVLLVSLKPIPAEERAFVKRGDVVRIFSERSGETVGYNIFSASSYHPFSGSGPLDVDEELVGVINDILAKNGFDEPIEADLSPKFVVGYVKEKTKHPNADKLSVCQVDVGGEVLQIVCGAPNVAAGQKVVVAKIGAVMPSGLVIQESELRGVRSSGMICSARELGLPNAPQEKGILVLSDEYEVGQPFVF from the coding sequence ATGAATGTATTTTACAATCGCGAAGGAATCGGCGATGTATTGCTTGTGTCGCTGAAGCCGATTCCTGCCGAAGAGCGGGCGTTTGTGAAACGAGGCGACGTCGTTCGCATTTTTTCGGAGCGGAGCGGAGAGACGGTCGGTTACAACATTTTTTCCGCTTCTTCATACCATCCGTTTTCCGGCAGTGGCCCGCTCGATGTCGATGAAGAACTCGTTGGCGTCATCAATGACATTTTGGCGAAAAACGGTTTTGACGAACCGATCGAGGCTGATTTGTCGCCGAAGTTTGTCGTCGGATATGTGAAAGAAAAAACGAAGCATCCGAACGCCGACAAACTGAGCGTCTGCCAAGTCGATGTCGGCGGTGAAGTGCTGCAAATCGTCTGTGGGGCGCCGAACGTCGCCGCCGGGCAGAAAGTCGTCGTCGCCAAAATCGGCGCCGTCATGCCGAGCGGCCTTGTCATTCAGGAAAGCGAGCTGCGCGGCGTCCGGTCATCCGGCATGATTTGTTCGGCACGCGAACTCGGGCTGCCGAACGCCCCGCAAGAAAAAGGGATTCTTGTGCTCTCCGACGAGTACGAAGTCGGCCAGCCGTTCGTGTTTTGA
- a CDS encoding Non-canonical purine NTP phosphatase, protein MKTVAVGTKNEAKVAAVRAVFAAPSWRLVPLDVPSGVSVQPLSDEETRLGAMNRAKRALDAAGAEIGIGLEGGVMRIDGQWWLCNWGALADRSGLVLTAAGARLALPPEIGAELEAGRELGEVMEEYTGRRNIRTNEGAVGVLTNGRIKRAAMFSHIVELLAGHYEFFCQNGPFTV, encoded by the coding sequence ATGAAAACTGTTGCGGTCGGAACGAAAAATGAAGCGAAAGTTGCCGCCGTCCGCGCGGTGTTCGCCGCGCCGTCGTGGCGCCTTGTGCCGCTGGACGTGCCCTCCGGCGTCTCCGTCCAGCCGCTGTCCGATGAAGAAACGCGGCTTGGGGCGATGAACCGCGCCAAACGGGCGCTGGACGCGGCAGGAGCGGAGATCGGCATCGGGTTGGAAGGCGGCGTGATGCGGATCGACGGGCAATGGTGGCTGTGCAATTGGGGGGCGCTGGCCGACCGAAGCGGCCTTGTCCTCACCGCGGCGGGCGCGCGCCTTGCCCTGCCGCCGGAGATCGGCGCCGAACTTGAAGCGGGAAGAGAACTCGGCGAGGTGATGGAGGAATATACGGGGCGGCGGAACATCCGGACGAACGAAGGGGCGGTCGGCGTGTTGACGAACGGGCGCATCAAGCGTGCGGCGATGTTTTCCCACATCGTCGAGCTGCTGGCCGGCCACTATGAGTTTTTTTGCCAAAACGGACCGTTCACGGTATGA